The following are from one region of the Nicotiana tabacum cultivar K326 chromosome 3, ASM71507v2, whole genome shotgun sequence genome:
- the LOC142178543 gene encoding uncharacterized protein LOC142178543, with amino-acid sequence MDALSKMMDRAAVGGFLRGFLAPIGATSDRRVSHLLFADDTLILQWFQIVSGFKIKLDMCEIFPVGEVANIDALSDVLGFKMGSLPTTYLGLPLGSSHKEIAVWNPVIERVEKKLAGWQKRYLSKGGKEVLIKSTLSSIPTYYLSLLQAPASITDKLERLQRNFLWDAADGTRKFHLVNWQTVTTPKKWGDLE; translated from the exons ATGGATGCTCTAAGCAAAATGATGGATCGTGCGGCGGTAGGTGGCTTTTTGAGAGGATTCTTAGCTCCAATCGGAGCTACCAGTGACCGAAGAGTCTCTCATTTGCTTTTTGCTGATGACACACTG ATATTACAGTGGTTCCAGATTGTATCAGGATTCAAAATCAAACTCGACATGTGTGAGATTTTCCCGGTGGGTGAGGTTGCTAACATCGATGCTTTGTCCGATGTTCTCGGTTTCAAGATGGGCTCTCTTCCAACTACTTACCTGGGACTTCCTTTGGGATCTTCGCATAAAGAAATTGCAGTTTGGAATCCAGTGATCGAAAGGGTCGAGAAAAAATTAGCAGGATGGCAGAAAAGGTACTTGTCAAAAGGCGGTAAGGAAGTGCTTATTAAAAGCACTTTATCGAGTATTCCCACTTACTACTTGTCGCTGTTGCAAGCCCCAGCAAGCATCACAGATAAATTGGAGCGACTTCAAAGGAATTTCCTTTGGGACGCGGCGGATGGCACTAGAAAGTTTCATCTAGTAAATTGGCAGACAGTCACCACCCCAAAGAAGTGGGGGGACTTGGAATAA